From the genome of Streptacidiphilus rugosus AM-16, one region includes:
- the map gene encoding type I methionyl aminopeptidase gives MVEIKTPEQIAKMREAGLVVAEALKAAREAAVPGATTGELDAVAKKVIESAGAKSNFLGYHGFPGVICASVNDEVVHGIPGDRVLNDGDIISIDCGAIVDGWHGDAAITVFVGGGHAPELHDLSRTTEESMWAGIAAVKKNNRLSDISRAIETYIRRQPLPPKGKYGIIEDFGGHGIGTAMHMDPHLLNYVDRRRGRGMKLVPGFCIAIEPMVSLGTPKTHTLEDEWTVKTNDGTWASHWEHSIALTEEGPLVLTAFDGGRAKLAELGITAAPDPLA, from the coding sequence ATGGTTGAGATCAAGACCCCCGAGCAGATCGCGAAGATGCGCGAGGCCGGGCTGGTCGTCGCCGAGGCGCTCAAGGCCGCCCGCGAGGCCGCGGTGCCGGGCGCGACGACCGGCGAGCTGGACGCGGTCGCCAAGAAGGTCATCGAGAGCGCCGGAGCCAAGTCCAACTTCCTGGGCTACCACGGGTTTCCGGGTGTGATCTGCGCCTCCGTCAACGACGAGGTGGTCCACGGCATCCCCGGCGACCGGGTGCTGAACGACGGCGACATCATCTCCATCGACTGCGGTGCGATCGTCGACGGCTGGCACGGCGACGCCGCGATCACCGTCTTCGTCGGCGGCGGCCACGCCCCGGAGCTGCACGACCTCAGCCGCACGACCGAGGAGTCGATGTGGGCCGGCATCGCGGCGGTGAAGAAGAACAACCGCCTCTCCGACATCAGCCGCGCCATCGAGACCTACATCCGCCGCCAGCCGCTGCCGCCCAAGGGCAAGTACGGCATCATCGAGGACTTCGGCGGCCACGGCATCGGCACGGCCATGCACATGGACCCGCACCTGCTGAACTACGTCGACCGCCGGCGCGGCCGCGGCATGAAGCTGGTGCCCGGGTTCTGCATCGCGATCGAGCCGATGGTCTCGCTGGGCACCCCGAAGACCCACACGCTCGAGGACGAGTGGACGGTCAAGACGAACGACGGCACCTGGGCCTCGCACTGGGAGCACTCCATCGCTCTCACCGAGGAGGGCCCGCTGGTCCTGACCGCCTTCGACGGCGGCCGGGCGAAGCTGGCCGAGCTCGGCATCACGGCCGCGCCGGACCCGCTCGCGTGA
- the infA gene encoding translation initiation factor IF-1, whose product MAKKQGAIEIEGTVIESLPNAMFKVELQNGHKVLAHISGKMRMHYIRILPDDRVVVELSPYDLTRGRIVYRYK is encoded by the coding sequence ATGGCCAAGAAGCAAGGCGCCATCGAGATCGAGGGCACCGTGATCGAGTCTCTGCCGAACGCGATGTTCAAGGTAGAGCTGCAGAACGGTCACAAGGTTCTCGCGCACATCAGCGGCAAGATGCGCATGCACTACATCCGCATCCTCCCGGACGACCGGGTCGTCGTCGAGCTCAGCCCGTACGACCTGACCCGCGGTCGCATCGTCTACCGGTACAAGTAA
- a CDS encoding DNA-directed RNA polymerase subunit alpha, producing the protein MLIAQRPSLTEEVVDEFRSRFVIEPLEPGFGYTLGNSLRRTLLSSIPGAAVTSIRIDGVLHEFTTVPGVKEDVTDLILNIKQLVVSSEHDEPVVMYLRKQGPGLVTAADIAPPAGVEVHNPELVLATLNGKGKLEMELTVERGRGYVSAVQNKQSGQEIGRIPVDSIYSPVLKVTYKVEATRVEQRTDFDKLIVDVETKPAMRPRDAMASAGKTLVELFGLARELNIDAEGIDMGPSPTDAALAADLALPIEELELTVRSYNCLKREGIHTVGELVARSEADLLDIRNFGAKSIDEVKAKLAGMGLALKDSPPGFDPTAAADAFGADDDDTGFAETEQY; encoded by the coding sequence ATGCTGATCGCTCAGCGTCCTTCGCTGACCGAAGAGGTCGTCGACGAGTTCCGCTCCCGGTTCGTGATCGAGCCGCTGGAGCCGGGCTTCGGCTACACCCTCGGCAACTCGCTCCGCCGTACGCTCCTCTCCTCGATCCCCGGCGCTGCTGTCACCAGCATCCGGATCGACGGTGTCCTGCACGAGTTCACCACCGTGCCGGGCGTCAAGGAGGACGTCACCGACCTCATCCTGAACATCAAGCAGCTGGTCGTCTCCTCGGAGCACGACGAGCCGGTCGTGATGTACCTGCGCAAGCAGGGTCCGGGTCTGGTCACCGCCGCCGACATCGCGCCCCCGGCCGGTGTCGAGGTGCACAACCCCGAGCTGGTCCTCGCCACGCTGAACGGCAAGGGCAAGCTGGAGATGGAGCTGACCGTCGAGCGCGGTCGCGGCTACGTCTCCGCCGTGCAGAACAAGCAGTCCGGCCAGGAGATCGGCCGTATCCCGGTCGACTCGATCTACAGCCCCGTGCTGAAGGTCACCTACAAGGTCGAGGCCACGCGTGTCGAGCAGCGCACCGACTTCGACAAGCTGATCGTCGACGTCGAGACCAAGCCCGCCATGCGTCCGCGCGACGCGATGGCGTCGGCCGGTAAGACCCTGGTCGAGCTGTTCGGTCTCGCGCGCGAGCTGAACATCGACGCCGAGGGCATCGACATGGGCCCGTCCCCGACGGACGCCGCCCTTGCCGCCGACCTGGCGCTGCCGATCGAGGAGCTGGAGCTCACGGTCCGCTCCTACAACTGCCTCAAGCGCGAGGGCATCCATACCGTGGGTGAGCTCGTGGCCCGCTCCGAGGCCGACCTGCTCGACATTCGCAACTTCGGTGCGAAGTCGATCGACGAGGTCAAGGCGAAGCTGGCCGGCATGGGCCTGGCCCTCAAGGACAGCCCGCCCGGATTCGACCCGACCGCCGCCGCGGACGCCTTCGGCGCCGACGACGACGACACGGGCTTCGCGGAGACCGAGCAGTACTGA
- the secY gene encoding preprotein translocase subunit SecY: MLTAFARAFKTPDLRKKLLFTLAIMVVFRMGAHIPVPGVNYAGVQSCLTSLNKSGGNQLLGLVNLFSGGALLQITIFALGIMPYITSSIILQLLTVVIPRLDALKKEGQAGTAKITQYTRYLTIALAILQATAISATAQSGALFGGACNGNTVVPNQSVFTVATMVITMTAGTTVIMWLGELITDRGIGNGMSILIFTSVAAQFPSQLWSIKASKGWLTFAFVIVMGLAMVGLVVFVEQAQRRIPVQYAKRMIGRRAYGGTSTYIPLKVNQAGVIPVIFASSLLYIPALVVQLSSKTNSGWGQWVTNNLTKSDHPLYMVLYFVLIVFFAFFYVAISFNPEEVADNMKKYGGFIPGIRAGRPTAEYLNYVLTRITWPGSLYLGLIALVPLIALGLFKSSSNFPFGGTSILIVVGVGLETVKQIESQLQQRNYEGFLR, translated from the coding sequence GTGCTCACCGCGTTCGCCCGCGCGTTCAAGACGCCTGACCTGCGCAAGAAGCTGCTGTTCACGCTGGCCATCATGGTCGTGTTCCGGATGGGTGCCCACATTCCCGTCCCCGGCGTGAACTACGCGGGCGTGCAGTCCTGCCTCACCAGCCTGAACAAGTCGGGCGGCAATCAGCTGCTGGGCCTGGTGAACCTCTTCAGCGGCGGTGCGCTGCTGCAGATCACCATTTTCGCGCTCGGGATCATGCCGTACATCACGTCGAGCATCATCCTGCAGCTGCTGACGGTGGTGATCCCGCGCCTGGACGCGCTGAAGAAGGAGGGCCAGGCCGGTACCGCGAAGATCACGCAGTACACCCGGTACCTGACCATCGCCCTGGCGATCCTGCAGGCGACCGCGATCTCGGCGACCGCGCAGAGCGGCGCCCTGTTCGGCGGCGCGTGCAACGGCAACACCGTGGTCCCGAACCAGTCGGTCTTCACCGTCGCCACGATGGTCATCACCATGACGGCCGGCACCACCGTGATCATGTGGCTCGGTGAGCTCATCACCGACCGCGGCATCGGCAACGGCATGTCGATCCTGATCTTCACCTCGGTCGCCGCGCAGTTCCCGTCGCAGCTGTGGAGCATCAAGGCCAGCAAGGGCTGGCTGACGTTCGCCTTCGTCATCGTGATGGGCCTGGCCATGGTCGGCCTGGTGGTCTTCGTCGAGCAGGCGCAGCGCCGGATCCCGGTCCAGTACGCGAAGCGCATGATCGGTCGCCGCGCCTACGGCGGCACCTCGACCTACATCCCGCTGAAGGTCAACCAGGCGGGTGTGATTCCCGTCATCTTCGCCAGCTCGCTGCTCTACATCCCCGCGCTGGTGGTCCAGCTCAGCTCGAAGACCAACTCCGGCTGGGGTCAGTGGGTCACGAACAACCTGACGAAGAGCGACCACCCGCTGTACATGGTTCTCTACTTCGTCCTGATTGTCTTCTTTGCCTTCTTCTACGTGGCCATCTCCTTCAACCCCGAGGAAGTGGCCGACAACATGAAGAAGTATGGTGGTTTCATCCCGGGCATCCGGGCCGGCCGCCCGACGGCGGAATACCTGAACTACGTGCTGACCAGGATCACCTGGCCGGGCTCGCTCTACCTGGGCCTGATCGCTCTGGTGCCCCTCATCGCGCTCGGGTTGTTCAAGTCGTCTTCGAACTTCCCGTTCGGCGGCACGAGCATCCTCATCGTTGTGGGTGTCGGCCTTGAAACTGTGAAGCAGATCGAGAGCCAGCTCCAGCAGCGCAACTACGAAGGGTTCCTCCGCTGA
- the rpsM gene encoding 30S ribosomal protein S13 → MARLAGVDLPREKRIEIALTYVYGIGRTRAQQVLAETGVDANVRVRDITEDDLVKLREYVDANFKVEGDLRREVAADIRRKVEIGCYEGLRHRRGLPVRGQRTHTNARTRKGPRRAIAGKKKPGKK, encoded by the coding sequence ATGGCACGCCTCGCCGGCGTTGATCTCCCCCGCGAGAAGCGGATCGAGATCGCCCTCACCTACGTGTACGGCATCGGCCGTACCCGCGCCCAGCAGGTTCTCGCCGAGACCGGTGTCGACGCGAACGTCCGTGTTCGCGACATCACCGAGGACGACCTGGTCAAGCTCCGCGAGTACGTGGACGCCAACTTCAAGGTCGAGGGTGACCTCCGCCGTGAGGTCGCCGCCGACATCCGCCGCAAGGTCGAGATCGGCTGCTACGAGGGTCTGCGTCACCGCCGTGGCCTTCCGGTCCGCGGTCAGCGCACCCACACCAACGCGCGTACCCGCAAGGGCCCGCGTCGCGCGATTGCCGGCAAGAAGAAGCCGGGCAAGAAGTAG
- a CDS encoding adenylate kinase encodes MRIVLVGPPGAGKGTQAERLTKTLSIPHVSTGDLFRANISQGTELGRLAKSIMDTGKLVPDEVTIAMVKDRLQHADAENGFLLDGFPRNTAQAVALDEILKEFGITLDGVLDLEVPEDEVVRRIAGRRLCRNDSQHIFHALYKKPAVEGVCDECGGELYQRSDDSEETVRTRLEVYHTETEPIIDYYRKQGLVTTISALGTVDEVTGRAIAALRENAND; translated from the coding sequence ATGCGTATCGTCCTCGTCGGACCCCCGGGGGCCGGGAAGGGTACTCAGGCCGAAAGGCTGACGAAGACCCTGTCCATCCCGCACGTGTCCACCGGCGACCTGTTCCGCGCCAACATCTCTCAGGGCACCGAGCTCGGTCGCCTGGCGAAGAGCATCATGGACACGGGCAAGCTGGTACCCGACGAGGTCACCATCGCGATGGTGAAGGACCGCCTGCAGCACGCCGACGCGGAGAACGGCTTCCTGCTGGACGGTTTCCCGCGCAACACCGCGCAGGCCGTCGCGTTGGACGAGATCCTCAAGGAGTTCGGCATCACCCTCGACGGTGTGCTGGACCTGGAGGTTCCCGAGGACGAGGTGGTCCGCCGCATCGCGGGCCGTCGCCTGTGCCGCAACGACAGTCAGCACATCTTCCACGCGCTCTACAAGAAGCCGGCCGTGGAGGGCGTCTGCGACGAGTGCGGCGGCGAGCTGTACCAGCGTTCGGACGACAGCGAGGAGACCGTCCGCACCCGGCTCGAGGTCTACCACACGGAGACCGAGCCGATCATCGACTACTACCGCAAGCAGGGCCTGGTCACCACGATCTCGGCGCTCGGTACCGTCGACGAGGTCACCGGGCGCGCGATCGCCGCGCTGCGGGAGAACGCGAACGACTGA
- the rpmJ gene encoding 50S ribosomal protein L36, which yields MKVKPSVKKICDKCKVIRRHGRVMVICENLRHKQRQG from the coding sequence ATGAAGGTCAAGCCGAGCGTCAAGAAGATCTGCGACAAGTGCAAGGTGATCCGCCGTCACGGCCGGGTCATGGTGATCTGCGAGAACCTGCGCCACAAGCAGCGCCAGGGCTGA
- the rplQ gene encoding 50S ribosomal protein L17 codes for MPRPAKGARLGGGPSHERLLLAGLARELFQYGRITTTEAKARRLRPYAEKLITKAKKGDLHNRREARKVITDVAVLHTLFTEIGPRYANRPGGYTRITKIGTRRGDNAPMAVIELVEALTVAQEAVGEAEAATKVAAAEA; via the coding sequence ATGCCTCGTCCCGCCAAGGGTGCCCGCCTCGGCGGCGGCCCGTCCCACGAGCGTCTGCTGCTCGCCGGTCTGGCTCGCGAGCTGTTCCAGTACGGCCGCATCACCACCACGGAGGCCAAGGCCCGTCGCCTGCGTCCGTACGCGGAGAAGCTGATCACCAAGGCCAAGAAGGGTGACCTGCACAACCGCCGCGAGGCGCGCAAGGTCATCACCGACGTCGCGGTGCTGCACACCCTGTTCACCGAGATCGGCCCGCGCTACGCGAACCGTCCCGGTGGCTACACCCGCATCACCAAGATCGGTACGCGCCGTGGCGACAACGCGCCCATGGCCGTCATCGAGCTGGTCGAGGCCCTGACCGTGGCCCAGGAGGCCGTGGGCGAGGCCGAGGCTGCGACCAAGGTCGCCGCCGCTGAGGCGTAA
- the truA gene encoding tRNA pseudouridine(38-40) synthase TruA: MSCEEEPRKDGPADGFVRIRLDLAYDGADFSGWARQKNGRRTVQQELEEAIKVVTRQPEIFPLTVAGRTDAGVHARGQVAHVDLPEGVWAAEGDKLMRRLAGRLPGDIRVWRIGAAPAGFDARFSAVWRRYAYRICDTQGGVDPLRRGHVLWHDRPLDVPLMNEAARLLIGEHDFAAYCKKREGATTIRELLEFSWERTEGDALLGPGVPGLVVGTVRADAFCHNMVRALVGSMLLVGGGQRPVDFPGQVLAGGERNSAVNVVRPYGLTLEEVGYPADEQLAERNRAARRLRVLGGAAI, encoded by the coding sequence GTGAGCTGCGAAGAAGAACCCCGCAAGGACGGCCCCGCCGACGGCTTCGTCCGGATCAGGCTGGACCTCGCCTATGACGGCGCGGACTTCTCCGGGTGGGCGCGGCAGAAGAACGGTCGGCGGACCGTGCAGCAGGAGCTGGAGGAGGCGATCAAGGTCGTCACCCGGCAGCCCGAGATCTTCCCGCTGACCGTCGCCGGACGCACGGACGCCGGCGTGCACGCGCGCGGGCAGGTCGCGCACGTGGATCTGCCCGAAGGGGTGTGGGCGGCCGAGGGCGACAAGCTGATGCGGCGGCTCGCCGGGCGGCTGCCGGGGGACATCCGGGTGTGGCGGATCGGCGCGGCCCCGGCGGGCTTCGACGCGCGCTTCAGCGCGGTCTGGCGCCGCTACGCGTACCGCATCTGCGACACCCAGGGCGGCGTCGACCCGCTGCGGCGCGGGCACGTGCTCTGGCACGACCGGCCGCTCGACGTGCCGCTGATGAACGAGGCCGCGCGCCTGCTCATCGGGGAGCACGACTTCGCCGCCTACTGCAAGAAGCGCGAGGGCGCCACGACCATCCGCGAGCTCCTGGAGTTCTCCTGGGAGCGCACCGAGGGCGACGCTCTGCTCGGTCCAGGGGTGCCCGGGCTCGTCGTCGGGACGGTCCGCGCGGACGCGTTCTGCCACAACATGGTGCGCGCGCTGGTCGGCTCCATGCTGCTGGTCGGCGGCGGGCAGCGGCCGGTGGACTTCCCCGGCCAGGTGCTCGCCGGTGGGGAGCGGAACTCCGCCGTCAACGTGGTGCGGCCCTACGGGCTGACCCTGGAGGAGGTCGGCTACCCCGCCGACGAACAGCTCGCGGAGCGGAACCGCGCAGCCCGTCGGCTGCGCGTGCTCGGCGGCGCCGCTATTTGA
- a CDS encoding glycosyltransferase family 39 protein — protein sequence MEGRISAARARAALRRLPVWAPPVALALFLGVRHLGRPLLWRDELASWSAARRSAGQLWGLLDHVDAVSGAYYFLLHGWIQLFSGSAVGLRLPSVLATAATAGLTALVGRQIFGARAGLWAGILFAFVPTVLRYAQEARSYALADTAVLFATWQLVLLLDRKGPRPRGRTAWAWAGYGATLVLVGLLHLVGLSVLAAHAWLLVTRRRDAWRGFAVAVALAVLALSPLMLFGQDQSDRQLGWVPRPGLTAVPGMLHDLTASWPVTAALLLLAAVGAARRPGLVYLPVPLLPVFVVWIGSQGAHSFWVQRYLLFVVPLWTVLAGAGAERLPWSRWTAPASVLLVGALAFTSLRSESQPFAHTDTDWHAGAAVIADGYRAGDAIVPERGPGAPYMTDLGISYYLPPTIHPRDLFVSVPAVARDDLLASECARPASCLHDAPRIWVVGYGHTLSPLTGLPRAQQSALTAYYRLTEIRYVNNLTLGLLTRKS from the coding sequence GTGGAGGGACGGATCTCGGCCGCGCGGGCTCGCGCGGCGCTCCGACGACTGCCCGTGTGGGCGCCGCCCGTTGCGCTGGCGCTGTTCCTCGGCGTCCGGCATCTGGGCCGCCCGCTCCTCTGGCGCGACGAGCTCGCCAGCTGGAGCGCGGCACGGCGCAGCGCGGGCCAGCTGTGGGGCCTGCTCGACCATGTGGACGCGGTCTCCGGGGCCTACTACTTCCTGCTGCACGGCTGGATCCAGCTCTTCAGCGGCTCGGCGGTCGGCCTGCGCCTCCCCAGCGTGCTGGCGACGGCGGCGACGGCGGGGCTGACCGCACTGGTCGGCCGGCAGATCTTCGGCGCCCGCGCGGGGCTGTGGGCGGGGATCCTCTTCGCCTTCGTCCCGACCGTCCTGCGCTACGCGCAGGAGGCGCGTTCGTACGCGCTGGCCGACACGGCTGTGCTCTTCGCCACCTGGCAGCTGGTGCTCCTGCTGGACCGCAAGGGACCGCGCCCGCGCGGGCGGACCGCCTGGGCCTGGGCCGGTTACGGCGCGACCCTGGTCCTGGTGGGACTGCTGCACCTGGTCGGGCTGAGCGTGCTGGCCGCCCACGCGTGGCTGCTGGTGACGCGGCGCCGCGACGCGTGGCGCGGCTTCGCCGTCGCGGTGGCCCTGGCCGTGCTGGCCCTGTCGCCGCTGATGCTCTTCGGCCAGGACCAGTCCGACCGGCAGCTGGGCTGGGTCCCCCGCCCCGGGCTGACGGCCGTGCCCGGCATGTTGCACGACCTCACCGCGTCCTGGCCCGTCACCGCGGCCCTGTTGCTGCTCGCCGCGGTCGGCGCGGCCCGCCGTCCCGGGCTGGTCTACCTGCCGGTCCCGCTGCTGCCGGTGTTCGTGGTCTGGATCGGCTCGCAGGGCGCGCACTCGTTCTGGGTCCAGCGCTACCTGCTGTTCGTGGTCCCGCTGTGGACCGTCCTGGCGGGCGCCGGCGCGGAACGCCTGCCGTGGTCCCGCTGGACCGCGCCCGCGTCCGTGCTGCTGGTCGGCGCGCTGGCGTTCACCTCACTGCGCAGCGAGAGCCAGCCCTTCGCCCACACCGACACGGACTGGCACGCCGGCGCGGCCGTCATCGCCGACGGCTACCGCGCGGGCGACGCGATCGTCCCCGAAAGGGGTCCCGGCGCGCCGTACATGACCGACCTGGGCATCTCCTACTACCTGCCGCCCACCATCCACCCCAGGGACCTGTTCGTCAGCGTCCCCGCCGTCGCCCGCGACGACCTCCTCGCCTCCGAGTGCGCGAGACCCGCGTCCTGTCTCCACGACGCCCCCCGCATCTGGGTCGTCGGCTACGGCCACACCCTCAGCCCCCTGACCGGCCTCCCCCGCGCCCAGCAGTCCGCCCTCACGGCGTACTACCGCCTCACCGAGATCCGCTACGTCAACAACCTCACCCTGGGCCTGCTGACCCGCAAGAGCTAG
- the rpsK gene encoding 30S ribosomal protein S11 gives MPPKGRQAAGAKKIRRKEKKNVAHGHAHIKSTFNNTIVSITDPSGNVIAWASSGHVGFKGSRKSTPFAAQMAAEAAARRAQEHGMRKVDVFVKGPGSGRETAIRSIQATGLEVGSIQDVTPTPHNGCRPPKRRRV, from the coding sequence ATGCCTCCCAAGGGCCGTCAGGCTGCCGGCGCGAAGAAGATCCGCCGCAAGGAGAAGAAGAACGTCGCTCACGGGCACGCCCACATCAAGAGCACGTTCAACAACACGATCGTCTCGATCACGGACCCGTCCGGCAACGTGATCGCGTGGGCGTCCTCGGGCCACGTCGGCTTCAAGGGCTCCCGCAAGTCGACTCCGTTCGCCGCGCAGATGGCCGCCGAGGCCGCCGCCCGCCGCGCGCAGGAGCACGGCATGCGCAAGGTCGACGTCTTCGTCAAGGGCCCGGGTTCCGGTCGTGAGACCGCGATCCGCTCCATCCAGGCCACCGGCCTGGAGGTCGGCTCCATCCAGGACGTCACCCCCACCCCGCACAACGGCTGCCGCCCGCCGAAGCGTCGTCGCGTCTGA
- a CDS encoding ABC-F family ATP-binding cassette domain-containing protein has translation MGHVEISHLEYYLPDGRVLFDDASFRVGEGAAVALVGANGAGKTTLLRLIAGDLQPHGGTVTVSGGLGVMRQFVGTTGRESPLADDASVRDLLVAVAPPKVKKAALAVDAAELAMMAQDDERTQMAYAQALADWADAGGYEYETTWDVCTVAALGTPYERAQWRSLATLSGGEQKRLVLEALLRGTDEVLLLDEPDNYLDVPGKRWLEEQIRQTKKTVVFVSHDRELLANSAEKIVSVERGLDSSEVWVHGSGFASYHEAREERFARFEELRRRWDEKHAQLKKLVLDMREYAARSHDMASRYAAATTRLRKFEEVGPPPEPPRKQAITMRLKGGRTGVRAFTFEKLELTGLMKPFDLEVYYGERVAVLGSNGSGKSHFLRLLAGQDVTHTGAWKLGARVVPGHFAQTHAHPELYGRTTREILESEHAMDRKAAMSVLRRYELHHQEDIRFENLSGGQQARLMILRLELSGATALLLDEPTDNLDLESAEALQEGLEAFEGTVLAVTHDRWFARTFDRFLVFGEDGRVVEAPEPVWDVARVVRER, from the coding sequence ATGGGACACGTCGAGATTTCGCACCTGGAGTACTACCTGCCGGACGGGCGGGTGCTCTTCGACGACGCGTCCTTCCGGGTCGGCGAGGGCGCCGCCGTCGCCCTGGTCGGGGCCAACGGCGCCGGCAAGACCACGCTGCTGCGGCTGATCGCGGGTGACCTCCAGCCGCACGGCGGCACCGTGACCGTCAGCGGCGGCCTGGGCGTGATGCGCCAGTTCGTCGGGACGACGGGTCGCGAGTCGCCGCTCGCCGACGACGCCTCGGTGCGGGACCTGCTGGTGGCCGTGGCTCCGCCGAAGGTCAAGAAGGCGGCGCTGGCCGTGGACGCGGCCGAGCTGGCGATGATGGCGCAGGACGACGAGCGGACGCAGATGGCCTACGCCCAGGCGCTGGCCGACTGGGCCGACGCGGGCGGCTACGAGTACGAGACCACCTGGGACGTGTGCACCGTCGCCGCCCTCGGGACGCCCTACGAGCGGGCCCAGTGGCGGTCGCTGGCCACGCTCTCGGGCGGCGAGCAGAAGCGGCTGGTGCTGGAGGCCCTGCTGCGCGGCACCGACGAGGTGCTGCTGCTGGACGAGCCGGACAACTACCTGGACGTCCCCGGCAAGCGCTGGCTGGAGGAGCAGATCCGGCAGACCAAGAAGACCGTGGTCTTCGTCTCGCACGACCGCGAGCTGCTGGCCAACTCCGCCGAGAAGATCGTCAGCGTGGAGCGCGGCCTGGACTCCAGCGAGGTCTGGGTGCACGGCAGCGGATTCGCGAGCTACCACGAGGCCCGCGAGGAGCGCTTCGCCCGCTTCGAGGAGCTGCGCCGACGCTGGGACGAGAAGCACGCCCAGCTGAAGAAGCTGGTCCTGGACATGCGCGAGTACGCGGCCCGCTCGCACGACATGGCCTCGCGGTACGCGGCGGCCACGACGCGGCTGCGGAAGTTCGAGGAGGTCGGCCCGCCGCCGGAGCCGCCGCGCAAGCAGGCGATCACCATGCGGCTGAAGGGCGGCCGCACCGGCGTGCGCGCCTTCACCTTCGAGAAGCTGGAGCTCACCGGGCTGATGAAGCCCTTCGACCTGGAGGTCTACTACGGCGAGCGGGTCGCCGTGCTGGGCTCGAACGGGTCGGGGAAGTCGCACTTCCTGCGGCTGCTGGCCGGCCAGGACGTGACGCACACCGGCGCCTGGAAGCTGGGCGCCCGCGTCGTGCCGGGCCACTTCGCGCAGACGCACGCGCACCCGGAGCTCTACGGCCGCACCACCAGGGAGATCCTGGAGTCCGAGCACGCGATGGACCGCAAGGCGGCCATGAGCGTGCTGCGCCGCTATGAGCTCCATCACCAGGAGGACATCCGCTTCGAGAACCTCTCCGGCGGTCAGCAGGCCCGGTTGATGATCCTGCGCCTGGAGCTCTCCGGCGCGACGGCGCTGCTGCTGGACGAGCCGACGGACAACCTGGACCTGGAGAGCGCCGAGGCGCTGCAGGAGGGCCTGGAGGCTTTTGAAGGCACGGTTCTGGCGGTGACGCACGACCGCTGGTTCGCCCGTACCTTCGACCGCTTCCTGGTCTTCGGCGAGGACGGAAGGGTCGTCGAGGCGCCCGAGCCGGTCTGGGATGTCGCCCGAGTGGTTCGGGAACGGTGA